The stretch of DNA CTTATTTATTGTCTATGACACAGGAAGacatgacatttaaaaaaaaatacgtttgaGATCTTAGTTTGAGATTGTTTTGTTGATATTTCGTTCGATTGCTGCAGTCcggtaaaattaaatttttcgtTCAGATTTCAGCTTTTAGCGACAAAAATGGCTCGTCAACCTGATTTTGTGGAGTATGTAAACTCCGTAGTAAACCTAGATGCCCTAGAGAAAATGACTGCTGACATGGATGAAGATATTGAAGAATCGCAGAAGCTAATGGACGAAATAAAAACATTGTTTGATTCTATTCCCACACAGAGTAAAGGGCCTACAGACAATGGACTGCGGCATGAGGATCTATCGCAGTTTCTCGAGGCAGGAGTGCCAAAGTTGTTAATGCCAGATATGGCAGAGACCAATCTGGATGTGGACTTGGATGATGTTATATCTACAATGAAGGATTACGCTGAAGACTTAAAGAGAACCTGTTCAATCAGCCAGCCCAAGACTGCAGTTCCCCCAAAGGATATGGGTGCTTTGGAGATAGATCAATATGCAACTACTTTGGATCAGCTTGTGAAGAGACTTGCGAATATCAAATTGAGCAAGAATGAGGCTGATAACCGCAACCCTGAGCTGGAAGACAAGCTTACGCAGCTCGGCCAGGATGTAAACATGTTTACACAGGTGAAATACCAATTACAAATTGTTATTTTCATGACAGTATTGTGCCATTGTAATTGACAAAATCGGGAATTTGTAATCTTTATCTAATTTCGACTCATTTACTATATTGCTTGTTTCAGATGATCCAGTCAAAGACAAAGCTGACAGAATGTGACAAAAACTGGCCAGAGAGCCAACCAGATAGCTCAGCTCTCCAGTACAAGGACATTATCAGCAAACTTTTATCAGGAATCAATGAAGTCACATACTTATTGCAGAATAAGAACTAATAGACtatttatctaaaataaaaattaaacttcATTAGCATGAAGTAGTTAGAGGCCATGTCTTATAATTTATATCATATCAATATCGTGGAATATTGGAAACATAAGTTATTTTGTGTGATGCAATTGCACTATTCTTGTTTCAATGTACACTTTTTGTGTAAGATAAGCTTTCTATATAGATGATAGgaaagcatattattatgtaagtttataaaataaaatgtatggttAAGATAGAAGTGTTTTAATGAgtctttattatattaatttaaaaaacaatattttgttccACTTAGAAAAAGTGTTGTCATATCTTAATCTACTCAGTAACAAGTCAGTGCAAGTAAGCAGTCCACGACAGTTCCAATCACTATGAGTATCAAGCCATGCTATAAACCATAAAGTCAACTTGTAGTCTAGTCACTgagtttctttctttttctatcTCCATCATGGTCCATCAACTCATTCTGGTCAGAGTCCACATTCATCTTTTGATCATTGTCTTTGTTATGTTTATCTTCAGCTTCCATAACCTTAAGTCTCATACCATAAACACAAGCTCCATTCAGAGTGGCTATGGCCTCTTGGGCTGCCCTTACTGAAGCATACCTagcaaaacaatatgttttacTGGGGAAAGTGGCAATGTCAATGAGATCCCCAAACCTGCTAAATACATCCATTAAAATATGATTGGGGGGAGGCTGCGGTTTGCAGACTATAAAGCATCTTTGAACAACTTGGTAATTAGGGCCTGCTAGAGGCTGTACAGGGGGCAATGACACACTGCAATGATTTAACTCTTGTCTTGAGTTTGAAGGAGGATCTACTCTCATGTCCATCCTCCCAGTAGTAGCTGCTTTAATCAATGTTGATGCCTGAGCTATTGCATCTGCAAGTTGCAGCAAATCAGGACTGCCGGAATCAACTGCATTTTTAAAGCTGTTGACAATAGATGTCAAATTATTTGCCGCTGAGCTCAATGGATTGTCCGGTTTAACAGTAACAATTTCTCCAGAAGGGAATTCGTAATTGTTCAGTTTTTCCACAGCATATGCCGCAGCTCTCTCATCTTCATAGGAGATGAAAGCTTTGCTGTACCCATTGTAGGAATCCATTGTGAACTGACATTGCTGCATACCAGGTACAATACCAAAGAGTCTTTCAATGTGCTTCTGAGACACAACTGGAGTACATGTGACACACACGGATCTGTAGTTCTGTGGAGGAGTTCTGATCAGTGAGTTAATACCATCTTTATGGTGAGGCATATCATttctataattataaaaatccaTTGTATTGTCTTTATGTATACTATTGTTACTTGAATGTATACCTTCATTATAGAAGTCCTGGCCATCTCTACCTCTTTTCAGTTCTTGTTTAGGTGTAGCAAATACTGCTTTATAATGCCTGTCGCATTCTTCAAAAGCTAAGGCTGCATCAAGAAAGCTTTTAAACTGCACATAAGCCAAGCCTCTACTTTCATTGGTAGTTTTATCTTTTTGGAGATAAACAGACTCTACTTTACCGAATTTAGAGAAATGCTCTGTGATATCATCTTCAGTAACATGCCTTGGAACCTTAATAAACAAGCGGTTGTGTTTTTCTGGACTgttatcatttttatcattCTTGTTACTGGCCACCATGACTTTAATAGGCTTGTTAACATTTTTGATGGTTGTTAGATGTAGATTATGTATAGCCGCGGCGGCTGAAGATGTTTTAGAGTACTTGATGTACGCCACACCTTTGGAATCGCCAGTGTTTCGGTCCCTGGGCATATACAGGTCCTCTATATCCCCATGCTCCTCAAAGGGCGCCCGCAAGTCCTGTTCACGTAACTCTTTACTACAAACGATAAAGATCCTAGAAAATGGAGGGACGTCTTCCTTATTTTGGTTATAGTTACTCATTTTAATTGAATAATACTTCACCTTCACCAGTCTAACGGTATAAGTAGGATGGTCCGAGGTCAAACAATGGTCAAGTCTGGTATTCAGAAGTCGGGCACGTCAAGATATTTTTAGCTCTGTAGTCTGTTTTCTTCAAATCTCACATTTTCATGGTCTGTTACCATTTACCAGTCAGAAACTGTTGACAAACGGAAGAACACacgtttatataaaattatttcaaagataaataacaaagcataataattttcaattcaatcCACTAAATCCGTTCACGTCTGCATTCATCTGCATTCACGAGTTCCATAAACtacgaatgtttttttttattttaatgttgccATTTGTGTTGCCATGATTTTATACGATGCATCAAGGATACATCCATTCTTTCaatcagtcaatcaatcaaCGACCACCGACGTTCGATGTTTGTTAGGTACTGAAACCAAACTAAAACTGACCGTACCGTACTTATCCGACCAACCGTGATGGCGTGCCCGGTGGCGGTGTACAACTATtgtaggtgaaaaaaaaaatttcgatCACGAAACGAAAgtgtcaaaatattttctttcggCCGTGCGTTTTCATGTTGTTTATCCATATTTCcctttatttacgtttttatgGGAAAAATAAGATAATCATGCTCTATACTCATGACGGCATATCTCCAAAATTTTTATCGGAAATTCTATGTGTATAAATGCCTCAGTAATACAGTTTCGCAGTTGTTTTTAGATCtttgaatttggatttgttgACTGAATTTTCTTAAATTTTCTCGTACAATGTTTCATAAAAGTGAGGGCTGTTTTTTGCAGTCTCGGCACGGGTACAGTAGGCACGATGAATTTGATGAGTTGAAtgatttatttaacaaaaagttCCAGTTTAGGTTCAGCGAGGAATGGGAGCTACCGAGCGCAGACTCGTGGTTTTCCGCGCCGCCTTGGAAGGTTAAAGAACTCGAGACTTTGAAAACTCGACTGAATTTCTACAAGAGTCAGTtgaatgattttaatattgaagaATGGAGCAGTCATACAAGGCGGCGGAACCCAGCTGGGGAAGTTTGTTGGAAGATCCGATGCCTCGTCAACCCAGAGTTTCTCACACAAGCGTGGACTAAGTTCTATGAGTGTGCCAGTACATATAATGCCGTGCCTATGGAGGCTATCATTGAGAGGAAGATGGTGTCCCTGCACTTGTGTGAAGCCCCGGGTGCATTCATCACGTCACTAAACCATTACTTGAAGTCTAATTACCCTGATGTTGAGGTATGTGAATagtaaataaaacttattttttcttatatctaaaattttaataaagaaaattgatACTGAAATACCTTACCTGTACTAGCCATGCCCtgctgtctgttttctttgtatgttccttgagTGCGtattattttgtacaaataaatatataaaattcaaatttaattaaagtacctaggtacataaaaaaaaatgtttgaattAGAATTGTAAATTATGATAACAGTCCTAAATATTATCATGTCATAAAGTTGCCTTTGCATTGATGGAATGATAcagataattaagtaaataattattatctatgtCACAGCTGAGtcaatatatacctataatattgtttttttatttgtttcagtgGAAATGGATAGCTAACACTCTGAACCCGTACTATGAAGGCAACTCCCCGTCAAACATGATAAGTGATGACCGGTTCATGTTTCACACCCTGAACAACTG from Pectinophora gossypiella chromosome 3, ilPecGoss1.1, whole genome shotgun sequence encodes:
- the LOC126382223 gene encoding RNA-binding protein 45-like — encoded protein: MSNYNQNKEDVPPFSRIFIVCSKELREQDLRAPFEEHGDIEDLYMPRDRNTGDSKGVAYIKYSKTSSAAAAIHNLHLTTIKNVNKPIKVMVASNKNDKNDNSPEKHNRLFIKVPRHVTEDDITEHFSKFGKVESVYLQKDKTTNESRGLAYVQFKSFLDAALAFEECDRHYKAVFATPKQELKRGRDGQDFYNEGIHSSNNSIHKDNTMDFYNYRNDMPHHKDGINSLIRTPPQNYRSVCVTCTPVVSQKHIERLFGIVPGMQQCQFTMDSYNGYSKAFISYEDERAAAYAVEKLNNYEFPSGEIVTVKPDNPLSSAANNLTSIVNSFKNAVDSGSPDLLQLADAIAQASTLIKAATTGRMDMRVDPPSNSRQELNHCSVSLPPVQPLAGPNYQVVQRCFIVCKPQPPPNHILMDVFSRFGDLIDIATFPSKTYCFARYASVRAAQEAIATLNGACVYGMRLKVMEAEDKHNKDNDQKMNVDSDQNELMDHDGDRKRKKLSD
- the LOC126382243 gene encoding uncharacterized protein LOC126382243, producing MARQPDFVEYVNSVVNLDALEKMTADMDEDIEESQKLMDEIKTLFDSIPTQSKGPTDNGLRHEDLSQFLEAGVPKLLMPDMAETNLDVDLDDVISTMKDYAEDLKRTCSISQPKTAVPPKDMGALEIDQYATTLDQLVKRLANIKLSKNEADNRNPELEDKLTQLGQDVNMFTQMIQSKTKLTECDKNWPESQPDSSALQYKDIISKLLSGINEVTYLLQNKN